The nucleotide window AGTTCctacaggacacacacaggaacacagccacaaacacactggaGGAGGTTGTGATCATaggttacaaaaaaaaaagaagcacaaagTCAACTTCTGCTGCTTGCAttctacaaaaatattttatttttttcttacaaaccAATCAAAACGGACATAAATATATTAACAACATGTCCTTGCCGAGCTCAAGATCTGAATTATTTCtacagcatttattttttattttcccttcaGAAAGATGGAGCTCAAGTTTAAGGATGCTCcaagttcatttcatttttccatcGTCAGTATGTGTATGGACAGAATATATTACTGACTATATCCATTGTTCCAGATGCTACAGGCCACAGGGACACCAGCAAACCACTGGACTGTCTCAATGCAGTGAGGTTTGTTGATAGGAAACATGGCAAAAAATTAGCCAGTTCAGCTCTATCCTAAGATTTTTTTCAACATCCTGACATATGAAAAGTGCCCCACTGATTACATGATTCAACTGTATCCCATTAACATGAGAGAACAGTGCAGCCTACAATAAAAGTCATCAAACCAAGACTCTGATTCATAGCTGAACCTGAAATTTGAGCTGAAATTGCCTTCTTCTAAATTACCGTGGCACAAAATGTTCATGCATTGGAACAGCAGTAAAATCCTGTTTCATTTGCATTGAATTATTATGGGTGGCTTTTACACACTTCATTGCAGGTCCATAAATTGATCTGAACTGACTGTTtacaaggagagaggaaaatagCTGCAAGTGACATCAAGTGCAAatagaaatgtcattttgtttaaCACTACAGTACAAAACTGTGCAAGTCCCTCTCAGCTGTTGTAGTCCAAAGCGGAGACTACATGTGAAGCAGACTGGACGATCAGTAGTACACTGAAAAGCACTTGTTCCAAAAAAGGGAAATTGATGTTGCTATTAATCAAAAGAGCTAATTCTTCCTGTTCCCTCAACATTCCTTCAGATGAAAAGACTTGTTAGCAGATAAGAGCTGGTAAAATGTGATGCAATAATCCTCAGAAGAGGTAGTGAAGtcccagccaatcagagctgtCCATCCAGAGTCCATGCTTCCTAATGTTTGGTTTGTAAAGTCTGAAAAATGGTTCAGTATTTCAGCTGCTCAGACAAACTGATGAGTAAAAGGAACAGCTCAACATTTTAGGAATTACACTTTTGCCGACATGATTTCGTGCGAGTTAGGTCAGGGGATCTATACCACTTTCATGTGCGTAAGCTAAATATGAGCGATCAGCTCAGCGTAAGAACTGAAAGCAGTCAAGCTAGCATGGCTCTGTTCAAGGTTTTAAATATCCACCTACCATCACCTCTAAAGTTTACAAATGAACAGATTTATCTCAGTTGTTAAATCTGTACATtacactgaaatgtaaaaatgagtTTTGATTTTACAGTTATGTGCTAAAACATGTGCAGCAGttacaaaaatgtcatgttttcacatttctgtctttatgctgagctaaGATAATAAGATGTTAGCCTTAGCCTCACATTTAGCATACAGTCTAATTACAGGCAGGAGAGGCAGGTGTGAAGAGGCCaatcactgaaaacactggaaGTCCTGTTTAGCTAGGAGGAAGATGAACCATTCACAAGTTTCTGCTAAACATAAACTCATTTAAAGGGTGAAATGTCCTGAAAGTAACAGCATACGTGTTATTTTAGTCACTTTGTCCATGTGTTGTCTGCCAATGAGTTCTTAACATGGAACATTAGCCTGAAGAAGTGAGCTTGAAAGATTAATGGTGGTACCAGAGATTACTGAATCACGGACACATTAtgttaaaagaaacattcaaGGCACTCTCCCTTTCTAGATGAAgctttccatccatccatcttcccTTTGTACTTGTCCCCGTCCGCCCAtctgttgtattttattctcGTCATCACGCCTTCCCCCTACTTGTTTTCATCCCTGCTGTGAGGTAAAGAAGCTGCAGCTTCATTCTCATCTGCAGACTCACAGTCTGGACGAGtcagaaaagaaataaacaagtaaatgaataaagtaaggagtgaaagagagagaaaaggatgtTTTCTCTAAGATGAATCAAACTTACATGAGGCAGGCTGGccatcttcttcatcatcacacTGTGGTCAGAGTCACTGTAGACATTGTTGTCCTGCCTGGGGTCGTCTGCCAACATGTACAACTCTCCAGCATGGACATCTGATACATTCACctaacacacaaatataatcTGTCACTGTCAAGGAAAATACTTCAGCATATTGTGGCAGACGAATGGATCTATCTCACACAACAACCCCGTCTGAACCTGGTACATtcacagaggagaacaaagagATGCAGAAGAGAGATGATTGTCATGCTGTGCAGGTATGTGATACTCCTACCTGAAACGTCTCAGGGTTAAATCCCAGCCAGAGTGTGTATCTGTAGTCCCAGGAGCGTAGAGAGTAACCCATGACCTTTATGTCTTTAAGGTCAGGCAGGTCAGAGTTCACCTAATAGAAGAACATAGAGTATCTTGAAATGATAAATACTGCTGAAGTCTTTCTGCAGTGCTGTCAGATCTGCAGCTGCCAACTCATCCTGCGAGCCAGTCGATGAGCTAATGTCAGGCTGCCAAGCTGTTCCGTACAAAGATTAACCTACAGCAGGTGCAGCACTCATCTGGATATTTTAATTCAAAGATCGTGTGCTTGAAGCTGGCAGCTCTGGTACAAACAGGAGAGGTTCAAAGAGCGAGGGTGTAACGACAGTCATGTAAACACTCGTTCAACATGACTTCAGTTTTCATGACCTTCACGctaattttgacattttaaatgcaacGTCATTATCCATTTATTAAAAAGTATCAGTGTAGCACGTTTGTATTAAACATTTGCCTGCTTGGTGTGAAGCTTCCAGAcggatttaaaaaaagaaaagaaaaacatactaTAATGATTTAACCTTTAGCCAGCTCACGAAAGCTTTTTAATTGGCTTTTCTAAACACTTCTTCTCTGGTACCTGTGGAGTATCAGCAGGTCGAGGGTACTGGCTAAAAGATATTGCTTCCTCgtcctctcttctttctgcaTGTTGGAAAGTGTGGGCCAGGTTGTCTCCTTCTGTACACAGCTCCTCCTGAAAGCAAGAACACAGACCAAAGAGTCAAGGAAGTGAATGTCAGAGTCAATTAGATCACGGTCAAGTTGGGCATGTTTGGGCATGTTTTATAGAGTGTTTACTTCTTGATTCATGTTGTTTGGCCATGTTACTGTACAAAGATGACTGAGAGGTCTTAGCTCTGTTCTTGTGTAGCATTTTCTTTAGACAATGAGAATCTGAAGTAATAACAGGACATGACATGGTTTTGACGTCAATGTTTTTTATGCACTTTTATCAACAGGTTCATTAATTACTCATTACAGACAGTgactaaattaaaaacaagacaacagccctttcttttttttttttacacagccTGTTCATGTGGGGAAGAACACACTGTTATTCCACCTCACCACAGAGCCGAATCaatgtctgtgtaaaagagAGCTGGGGTGACGGTACAGACACGGGTGCTGTTTGTGGTACATGTCACGCCACTGATTACAGAGCGCTGGCATGCTGTctaaaaatcacacactggGGCTGCGTTATGCCAGCCTTATGTgcttcagtgtaaacaagcaaatcCGGTGTAATGACAGGTCTCCTTCATGGCAATATAGCAGGATCTCCGTTTAAAAGGGATTCAAGTCTATAGCCATGCTAGAAGCCCTCTGAGGCTCTGCTCACAATGACAGAGCtcacatgctgatgttagcagaCTGgattctatctatctatctatgtttCACCAAGTGGTAGATATCAACAATCATAAATCCCCATTATCTCTGACTCTGAATTGGAGGTCCTTTCCCACTCTGTTGCTCATACAGTCTGAGGGATGTGACATGAACACGGCATTAGGCCCAACAgtgctttaagctaaatgctaacatgagCATACCAACATCCTCACAAtttaaatgctaacatgctgatgtttagcaaggtataatgtttaccatgttcatcagTTTAGTTAGTTTAGCAccttagcatgctaacaattgCCAATGAGTGCAGAAGACCAAATACATCTGCAGCTCATAGGAATGCAATTActtttgcaggtattttgtcttggacaaattaaaaactttGACATGATGGCAaatagctgttgagacatttcacaacaaaaactaaaaatgttaaaGTTCAGGGGACCACCAAGGTCTTTAGGATTATACAGTCTCATGGTAATCCATTCAAGAGAGATATTTaagtctggaccaaagcagtGAACCAAGTCACTACAAAAACCAAGCAGTAATCTTGATCAAAGTCTGTCTGCTCTGAAAACTACTAAGACTCAATAAATGTGTCCTCTGATACCTGGAAAGAAACATCAGCACACGGTTCAGGTGCTCTGAGACCGGCCATGTAGGAGACTGTAGGAAAAACATCCACCAACTCCACCATATTCCTTATAACCTTGTCATCTGCAGGAGAGAAGATTCAGACATGGAAAAGAATATTACCACTGAGAGCAAAATAGTCAAGATATCCACTAAATTTTACTAGACACCCTGCACTGAAATTTCATCATCATTGCACCATTTGCATTTGAAGCAAAAACTGTCTGGAGGCAAAATATCAAAGTGTATCCTTGTCTAAATACTTTTGAATTTCTCCATGTATATCAAAGACTTCATTAAAGTCAAGTTGGCatattaataaatgttttaacaaGGTTTATGTGAgcaattaaaagcaaaaaaatttAATCAAAATTGAGTTCCCTTTGACTTGACATTCATGGTGCTTCTTAAGGAGAAACGTACATGTTGTGTGTTATCAGTAGTAATTTGTTGTCAGTGGATGGTCTTACTCTTAAAGCTGTACTCTGATTGAGTTAGGACATCAATAAAGGGGAACACAGACTCTCCCGGCCAATCAAGGAAGGTGGTGACGCCAGGAACATAAAAGATGAGAGGGACACGTGTTGTCACATCAAAATTAGAGTATTTTGCCCATTCACCGTGTTCTCCTAATGACCAGCCTGCaacaagagggagaaagagagatgagagatgtTAGTTCAAAAAGACTACAGCAGATGGAAGAAATACAGAGAATTGAGTCTATGAATCTGTATTGTACAAATAACATTTTAGATACAGAGGTTTGAAGCAATCcattttactgatattttttcCTCAGTCATCTTATATTTGAAAATTATGGCATTTGATTGAGCTTTACTGGGTATATACCAAACAGTCATGAAGAGGATTCACTCCAGCATCCTCTACTGAAGACGACATTAAAAGAAATTGAGTTTCCAAGTCACAAAGTTTTTGGAAAAAAGGAGGTGGTGCAGAAAAAGATCTGGGTTTTTACAGCAAAACTGTGGAAAAAGGTAATGATACAATATGCTGTTACAACACTGCCATCTGGTGGTggaagacaaaaactgaaaaaccaaaacacctCCATACACACTTCTCTAAATACCCACAGCTGAGGGATTCATTTGAAAAGGAGTCAAACATCAGCACTATACCATGATCTGAGGTGAACACCACCATAGTGCTGTCAGCCAGCCCGAGCTTGTCAAGAGCACTGAGCAGCCTCCCAACCTGAGCGTCCATATAGGACACAGCAGCGTAGTAGTGCTGACGGATTCGCAGCTGTAGGACAATGATACAGAAATCTActgttaaactgtttgtttcaaGGAGCAGGAACATGAGGAGACATGTTACAAATGACTTAAAAGTGTTGAAAGCAGCCAGTTCATGCCTGGAAGTCTTTAGGAATTGGTCCATAAGGAAAGCTGATGTTTAATTTTTGGACATCATCTCTCCTTCTCACGTCCATCCATGGGTTGTAGGCCACAGGAGGAAGAGATCTGGGGACATCAGGGTCAGGGGCCAGGGTCATTTGTTCTATGGGATACAGGCTCAGGTACTCCTGCAAATATACAAACAACAAGTTTCAAAGTGGTGTTAAATAAAGGTGGGTACATAGtacacaatataaacaatagGATGGATTAGCATTATGATGCAAATTATTCAATTCTCCcagtttcccaaaatgttgaaccctattaaaaacaaatctttgGTGCAGTCTTATTTATTCAAACCAAATACTACAAAAATCAGACCATCGCTGCTGCTGATCATTTGATTAACTACCTCTTTGTTAGTTTATCTCAGCAAATCTCATCTATCTGGACTCCACGTGGTCCACAACTCTGCAGTGAGTTAGTTTTTCCCCCTATCTGTTTCCTGTTCATTTTAAGGTTGATTTATTCAGGCTCCTCTGTATACTTATGAGCTGTGATGCCAAGGACTTGTGGCTGTTCCAAAGTCAAGGCTGAAAACTAAATGTAGTGgagcttttgttgttgttcttcaaCTCTGGAACCTCCTGAAGCCAAACCAGTCACATCTTTAAAAGACATCTGAACCCCATATTTTCTTTAGTGGATTTTTAATTTCAGAAGTGTTATTTTATGGGTTGTAcactttctcctcctttatATGCTGTATGTCTCATcatctccttttccctcttctccaTGTGAAAACCTAACTCCCGTTTTGAAATGAgccatataaataaacttttccTGCCTCCAAGTTTTTCCCTCACTGATTCATGGTTATTCACATTcattattacaattattattatttgtattttcacacaAGATATTGTGGTATTTGACAAGATACAAGATATTGTGGTATTTGAAGTACTACTTTTAAGCAATTacctgaaaacaaaaggaggaggaggatttttaGCATGATTGTTGGTAATCACTGATTGGCGATTTTGCTGCAGTATGACAGTATTATCCTGATATTAATTCATGGATATTGTGAAAACACCAACATTACTATTAGCATATTAGCCTATTATTACCCCACTATTACTGTACCGTAATAGTCAAACATCAATCACTGTTATAATTAACTTAAATAAATTATCACTATGTAATTACCAAGAAGTGCCCGACAATTCAGTAAATAACAGACCtgataaatattgaaaattcaAGTAAATTCTGAATGGAAATAATAGTCCTCCAGCCCTCTGAGTAATGTAGCTCTTCTCAGATGGTTGTGGTTTAATTTACTTTAATCATTCCAGAAacttttttacatcacatgcagacagagaggagctggcttgaccttttccctcttttcatcTCTAACTTACACTATGTGTGAAATCTCTCTGGCATGCTGACAttcttcactgctctgtcactctctgctctcattcAGCTTCCACTTCATCatgctctcttcctccttcacgCTGAATTGCACTTCCCATATATCTAGATCAGTTCTCATTTAATTCACTTCAGAGACAGTATGTACATCTCAATCCTAACTTTCAGAGGTTCCTTTCAGTCAGTCCAAGGTTTTACCACATGCAGCCACACATCAAAACTACACACCAACACCACCTGCACATTATATCAATAATGGTTTTCACAATTAACCATCAATTTGTAACTATTATGTATGTTACATCCCAAGCAGTGCACAGAGTCTACAGGTGATGATATTCAGTCAGATACCTGTGGTATCCTGAAGGGTATGTGTGGTTTGTGAAAGCCCACAGCTAGGAAGAAAGGAACATCATCGTTGGCGCGACTCTTCAGTAACCTCACTGCCTCGTCTGTGCTCTCCATGTCAGGGAGGGTTCCCCCAGGCTGCTCTGTCACATTCACTGCACACAGTAAGTTGGCGTGGAGTTTACCATCCTCTCCTTTACACATCTGGAAACATTTTTTATACAAATTattaaaagtcagtttttttaacacaaagtTCCTGATGAGATTTCCATTTCTGAGTTTGCTGGCTGGTCTGGTAAACTGGTGCCATATGCATGTTCACATTGAGTttgttcagttgtttgtttgcagaCCTGAAAACTGCAGGATGATTTGGGAAGAACTTCCAgatttattcaaattaaaactgTAGAGAGAGGAGTGATTTAAAAGTTAATGCTCACTGGTGGGTACATTCACCAACACAGCATTCAGAAGGTAGTTAAGTAGATACACTGAACAATCTggcactttttttgtttgtttctgtttttggtcttaTTTCTGCTTTAGAAAATAACTGTCGTGAACCAAtcataaatgaatatttaacttttctgctccctctcttcacTCACTCTCTAGCTCACTCAACCACCActgctctctctcgctctctctgtcttgctcagTGAGTGAGGGAGGACAGGCCAACTTTGAACAGTGTATTTACAAACTGACAAATACAGCATTGTATACCTTAACAATGTTTTGTCTATATGTATATAGGATTAGTTTTCATTTAGTGCACTGGCAATCGGCAATAACCCAATTATGCTCATGCGATTGTGTCATAATGAGGTCATTGTGACATCTCCACAGATCAgggcctaaccctaacccttcaCTATTTCAGGTAAAAGTCAGACATGCTCTCCAGCAAGTCTGCATGCTACTTTGTTTTGGACTTTAAAGAAGATGGTTTTTTTGGCAAAGCTGCAACATCTGAGACTGTGGCCATCAGGATCCACAGAAGCACTTCCCCAAGCCTTTGGTGTGTGGGGGCTGGTATGTGTAATAGCATTTCTCTACTTTGCCAGCAATCTCCTGGTAAATGTGTTTACCACACAATGAAAGCTGTTTGCCACCTGTTTAGCACTGGGAGGAACACCTGGCAGTATTTAATCAAAGGGGAAAAACTCCAACAATCTGGGATGGACACTAAAGACACCAGAGGAGTAAAAGGAGGCAACTAGTGTTGAGCCCAAAGTTTCACAGTGGATGTTGATACTTTATACTCTCAAGTATAAAGTCAGGATGGAATTTTTACACCTCCTGAAAAGACTGCTGCATCTCAGTGCTGCTCTTACACAAATGCTGTCCTCGACTCCATGACTGTCTGCTAGTTTAAGAGCTTTGTCATGagcattaaaaagaaaactatCGACTGTCAACAAAAATCTAAAGTCAGGCTTTgttgaacaaaaatatttgttctCCATCCTGTCTTGAAGATCTGTCGTATGgatttaaacataaataaagtttgtgttCATGTGATGATACAAAAATATTAACCAGTCATGTTACTTTAGACAGAGCTAATTAAGATACCTGTGTTATGTTTAAGGAAATAATTCATGAAGACTATGGATGTAGAAAACAAAAACGACTAACAAACATCTCATCAGTTGTCAGGTAACCCAGGAGGCCTGCACCACTCCAAGCTGTTTTTACATATATTAAGTCAGACACATAACTGACTTAGTATTGGAAGAAAC belongs to Lates calcarifer isolate ASB-BC8 linkage group LG8, TLL_Latcal_v3, whole genome shotgun sequence and includes:
- the ids gene encoding iduronate 2-sulfatase isoform X2; protein product: MYICVRTWILLLVLYTLTPAAVARRERINVLLVMADDLRTSLGCYGDSVVKSPNIDQLASKSQVFLNAYAQQAVCAPSRTSMLTSRRPDTTRLYDFNSYWRVHSGNYTTLPQYFKSRGYYTMSVGKVFHPGIASNHSDDYPYSWSIPAYHPASFQFEKQKMCKGEDGKLHANLLCAVNVTEQPGGTLPDMESTDEAVRLLKSRANDDVPFFLAVGFHKPHIPFRIPQEYLSLYPIEQMTLAPDPDVPRSLPPVAYNPWMDVRRRDDVQKLNISFPYGPIPKDFQLRIRQHYYAAVSYMDAQVGRLLSALDKLGLADSTMVVFTSDHGWSLGEHGEWAKYSNFDVTTRVPLIFYVPGVTTFLDWPGESVFPFIDVLTQSEYSFKNDKVIRNMVELVDVFPTVSYMAGLRAPEPCADVSFQEELCTEGDNLAHTFQHAERREDEEAISFSQYPRPADTPQVNSDLPDLKDIKVMGYSLRSWDYRYTLWLGFNPETFQVNVSDVHAGELYMLADDPRQDNNVYSDSDHSVMMKKMASLPHTVSLQMRMKLQLLYLTAGMKTSRGKA
- the ids gene encoding iduronate 2-sulfatase isoform X1 — protein: MYICVRTWILLLVLYTLTPAAVARRERINVLLVMADDLRTSLGCYGDSVVKSPNIDQLASKSQVFLNAYAQQAVCAPSRTSMLTSRRPDTTRLYDFNSYWRVHSGNYTTLPQYFKSRGYYTMSVGKVFHPGIASNHSDDYPYSWSIPAYHPASFQFEKQKMCKGEDGKLHANLLCAVNVTEQPGGTLPDMESTDEAVRLLKSRANDDVPFFLAVGFHKPHIPFRIPQEYLSLYPIEQMTLAPDPDVPRSLPPVAYNPWMDVRRRDDVQKLNISFPYGPIPKDFQLRIRQHYYAAVSYMDAQVGRLLSALDKLGLADSTMVVFTSDHGWSLGEHGEWAKYSNFDVTTRVPLIFYVPGVTTFLDWPGESVFPFIDVLTQSEYSFKNDKVIRNMVELVDVFPTVSYMAGLRAPEPCADVSFQEELCTEGDNLAHTFQHAERREDEEAISFSQYPRPADTPQVNSDLPDLKDIKVMGYSLRSWDYRYTLWLGFNPETFQVNVSDVHAGELYMLADDPRQDNNVYSDSDHSVMMKKMASLPHQVSLYAEPVQSLPDVSDQLSHAALLTQRLHHRVQLLEEIYRRARERHSY